The Propionispora hippei DSM 15287 DNA segment GGATCGGGGCGCGCAACTGGCTCAGTTTTCATGGGTTTGCCTTGAATATAGACGCCGATTTATCGTACTTTTCCTTTATTACTCCCTGCGGCATTCGAGGCCGGGGCGTAACCAGCATGGAAAAACTGCTGGGAGCAGCTCCTGCTATGCAGGAAGTGCGCAGCCGTCTGATCGCTCATTTCCAAGCGGTTTTTCAGATTGCTGCCGTGACAGAAACCGATGGCCGCTGGCTGGGCGATACCCGTCCGCCATCCTGGCTTAAAGGACGGGTCGCCAGTAACCAAAATGCCAGCGAGGTTCACGGTATGCTGGATGAACTGGCTCTAAATACCGTTTGCTCCGGTGCACATTGCCCGAATATGGGGGAGTGCTATGCCAGCCGCACAGCTACCTTTATGATTCTGGGCAGCCAGTGTACGCGGCAGTGCCGTTTCTGTGCCGTGCAAAAGGGCCAGGTGCAGCCGGTGGATGCGGGAGAACCCGAACGGGTAGCCCACATGATAAAACGGCTGGGTCTGCAGTATGCAGTTATCACTTCGGTAACCCGTGATGACTTACCGGATGGCGGTGCCGAGCATTTTGCCCGTACGATTGAGGCCATCCGGCGAATTTCACCCGGCACGCTGATTGAAGTATTAATTCCCGATCTGCAAGGTAACGAAGCGGCACTGGATACGGTCATTGCCGCCCGGCCGGAAGTCATTAACCATAATGTGGAGACCGTGCCTGCCCTCTATAGCGAGGTTCGCCCGCAGGCTAACTATCAACGGTCTCTGGCCGTATTGGACTATGTGAAACGCCAAGCCCCTCACATTAAGACCAAATCGGGCATTATGGTTGGGTTGGGGGAAACCCCGGCTCAAGTGGCTGCTGTTCTGGCCGATCTTCGATCTATTGGCTGTGACTTCCTGACCGTAGGGCAATATCTGGCACCGTCAGCTCAGCATATTGCCATCAAAGAATATGTCGCACCCGAACAATTCGTGCACTACCGGGAACTGGCGGAAAGCTTCGGCTTCCTCCACGCCGCCAGCGGCCCCCTGGTGCGCTCCTCCTACCGGGCGGCGGACGGGTTCTTTCAGAAGGAAAGACTTTCGTCCTGATTGCTGAACATTGATTAAATAAAAATAAGGCCCTGTCTACGACATTACATTGAAGTCGCAGACAGGGCCTTATTTATTGTTACCGTAGTCAAATATTATCATTGATTTTCCAACGACCATTCTCATAGGTAATCAAACCAGCGAATTCCAATTGGTCCGGGGCTTGTCTCAAACCGGTTAGTTTGCTGTAGACGATTGCGTAATCTCCTGATGTAGGAAAGAGCTTATCACAGGTTTCCACTTGGTATTCCCAGTTGCAAATAATATTGGTAAGAGCCTGATGTAATAAAGAATCCACGTGCATTCTCCTTTTTATTTTTACTAAGCAATATTATATTAAAAATAATTTCCAGATAATAGTATGAAGATAGATTATATAATATTTTTTTGTTTGGTTTATTAGATTAGTCTTTGGATATATCAAGGAATGTGCTCTTTCAAAAGAAATGATTTTTGTCATAATTAGGCATTTAGTTAAAGAACAATAAGGTCTTGGCTACGACACGCAATAAATCGTAATCAAGGCCTTATTGTCATTTTTTGCAGAAAAATGTAAAAAAGATAATAAAATGAAGTTAAATCCAACAAAGGAATATAATGGAATACGTAGAAATTTTGTAATGGGATAGTTTCAAATCAATTTCAAAGAATTATATGATATGGAAGCGAAGAACGGTAGGCTGTATCTGGACACTTGGTCTGCCTGGAGATGGTAGTGTAACCGCCCATTTCTTTTTAGAGAGGGGCGGTTTTCATTTATGGAAATGTAGTATGCAGTTTTAGAAATCTTTAACTTTAAAAAAGAGTGGAGAAATTAGTCATGACCAATGAATTGGAACGTAAAAGAGAATGGAAAGGTCTGATATTTTTTGTTTTTTTTGTATATGGGATATGGACTGTGTACAGTCTTGCAATGATTTTTCTTTTTCTTGATCAAAAAAGTTTTGTCTGGATTCTCCATAATTATGGGGTGAGCCAAATTGTTTTTACAGGATTACCTATTTTTTATTATTTAAAATTTATAGAAAAAGTTGATATTAATTATTTAAAATTCAATAACATTAACAAGAGAGGTTTAATAGTATTAGTAACTTTTATTGCTATTGAATTTGCAATTCACTTAATAAGAATAAATCGAGAGCAGATGGTGAATTATGGTTCTTTTATTTTTTTAAATCAATGGACTAAAGGAATCATAATATCAAGTCTTATGGATGAAATATTATACAGAGGGGTGATTTTACAAAAACTTATGAAGCTCATGCCCTTCTGGATTGCTAATATAGTCGTTACTTTAGTAGAGATAGCATTATACAGGCCTGGAAATGCTATTGTTTGGTTGGATAATTTTATAGGTGGGATCATGTTTGGTTACGTGTTTAAAAAATCAAATTCTTTATGGGGGGCAATCTTAGCACACGCTGCATTTAATTTTATTAACATATACATTCATTAGTAAGATATTATTCATTAATTTTGATGAGTGAAGAATAGAGGAGGATTTTTTTGTCTTCTAAAGTTTGGGTATGTGGTGTCATTGCTTTAAAATTGACCTGGTTATCCTATCCCTTAGCGGCGTATGTTGGGCTGCGATTTCAAGAAATTATAGGGATGCAGATGGTTTTTCCTTTGGTATTTCTTTTTTTCTTGATGTTGATCATTACTTTTTGTGAAGGGTTTAGCTTTTTATATAATAAAGTAAAAGGTAGAGAGCAAACGATAGCGCTAATTTATGACGAAAAAGAAAATGAGCAGTCTGATTTTATTTGAAAAGAAAACAAGGTCCAACATGTCGTTTTATTATCAGTTAGTAAAGAAACAGGGGGAAATACGTTGGTATGGGTCCTGCTTCTTTGAACAAAAGACGATAACGGCAATAGAAATATTTGCGGATGGTTCTGATGATTGTCCGGTCATGAAAGCTGTTCAAAGTTCCGGTGAAGTTTTTTCGGTCTATGACCAAGAATTTCTTAGCGGATATATAGCGGAAGAAGATACTGATATTATTTTTAGCAATTCAGATGATAAACAAATCTTGCTGGCTGCCAAGAAAGAAATTAAAGATGAAGAAGCACAGGCGATGGATAATATCCTTTTTCTTGGGATTTGACACCATCCTTTAATAAAAACGGAAATTGTTATGTTTTGCGCGGGCGGGAAGGGCTGGTAGGGGGGAAGTATTATGTTGGATTGCAAAATCTGGAGTTAGTAGAAGCTTGAGCTATTGATGATTTTACCATGAAGCTAATTATGTTGATTATTATAATTCTTGACAATCGTCATAATAACTATTTTATTTGATCAAAGATGAAGATATTTAGAAGGATTAGAACCTACTAGCAAGCCTTAAGCTATAATATTTTTTTGCAGGAGGCGGGACAAAGATGGCCTATCAACTTACTTATCTAGATGTTTTACAGGCATTGTTTATACCTTTTAATATGTCCTTTTGGGCATTAAATATGGGAATATATATCATTATTGGTTTTATTCTATGGCGTGGGACAATATCGATGAAAAAATGGTATAGAGTTATGCTGGTATTAGCCAGTGTTATTATATTTTTGCTGGCTATGTTTTTAGTTGGAGTCAGTAATGAAGGGGATGGCTGGCAACTGTCGGAGCAAGAAATTAGGATAAAAGCCTGGCCGATTGAAGAGACTGCCGATTTGAAGACTGTCCAGATTGCCTTGGTGAGTCCGTGGAGCGAATGGCAGCCGACCTTGCGGACCAATGGATATAGTGTTCCTGGGTTGTCAACGGGATGGTTCAAGCTTCGTAATGGAAAAAAAGCGGCTATTTTCTATCATCAGAATCCACCGGATATGCTGCTGCTAAAGTCCGGTGATACTTACTATATTCTGGCTCATCCGGGTGTCCGGGAATTGTATATGAAACTTCTACAACAAGGAGTGAAAAAGTATGATTTATCAATTTCCCAAGTCGCCTTTAGATAGAATGGCCTGTTTTTCTACAGTCAGTTCTTTTGCCATTCTATGGGGAATAACGTTATATGTCGTACTGTATAGTCCGCTGAATAAAGGATATTTTTGGCTTGCTTTAGTATGGCTGGCTTTTCTCTCGGCTTATTTTTGGCAAGTTCGCTTTTATACATTGCGGGAAGACTGTGTCGTTATCCATCGTTTTATTGGAAATATAGTGATTCCGTTAAAAAAGATTGAATCTGTTCAAAGAGTGGAAAAGCTTTCAATATCGCTGCGTTTATTCGGTTCCGGTGGTTTGTTCGGCTATTTTGGCATTTTTCAACTAGAACAGGGAGGTCGGATAAGATTGTACTGCACTCGTTCTTCTAATTTAGTTGTAATCAAAGCGGATAAAGCTTATGCTATTTCACCGAATGATTCAGCAGAATTTT contains these protein-coding regions:
- a CDS encoding PH domain-containing protein, encoding MIYQFPKSPLDRMACFSTVSSFAILWGITLYVVLYSPLNKGYFWLALVWLAFLSAYFWQVRFYTLREDCVVIHRFIGNIVIPLKKIESVQRVEKLSISLRLFGSGGLFGYFGIFQLEQGGRIRLYCTRSSNLVVIKADKAYAISPNDSAEFCQRVMEKMGKQWTEKEG
- a CDS encoding CPBP family intramembrane glutamic endopeptidase codes for the protein MTNELERKREWKGLIFFVFFVYGIWTVYSLAMIFLFLDQKSFVWILHNYGVSQIVFTGLPIFYYLKFIEKVDINYLKFNNINKRGLIVLVTFIAIEFAIHLIRINREQMVNYGSFIFLNQWTKGIIISSLMDEILYRGVILQKLMKLMPFWIANIVVTLVEIALYRPGNAIVWLDNFIGGIMFGYVFKKSNSLWGAILAHAAFNFINIYIH
- a CDS encoding PH domain-containing protein; this translates as MAYQLTYLDVLQALFIPFNMSFWALNMGIYIIIGFILWRGTISMKKWYRVMLVLASVIIFLLAMFLVGVSNEGDGWQLSEQEIRIKAWPIEETADLKTVQIALVSPWSEWQPTLRTNGYSVPGLSTGWFKLRNGKKAAIFYHQNPPDMLLLKSGDTYYILAHPGVRELYMKLLQQGVKKYDLSISQVAFR
- the lipA gene encoding lipoyl synthase gives rise to the protein MLVLNWGLTPYQHAWQFQESYTKARRQGKADEDVLVLLEHPPVITVGRSGVDGHILVDSLTLKEKQCEVYHVDRGGDVTYHGPGQLVGYPLLDLKRYGKDVHAYVHNLEEVIIRTLADFGIIAGRDEKYTGVWVGEDKICAIGIGARNWLSFHGFALNIDADLSYFSFITPCGIRGRGVTSMEKLLGAAPAMQEVRSRLIAHFQAVFQIAAVTETDGRWLGDTRPPSWLKGRVASNQNASEVHGMLDELALNTVCSGAHCPNMGECYASRTATFMILGSQCTRQCRFCAVQKGQVQPVDAGEPERVAHMIKRLGLQYAVITSVTRDDLPDGGAEHFARTIEAIRRISPGTLIEVLIPDLQGNEAALDTVIAARPEVINHNVETVPALYSEVRPQANYQRSLAVLDYVKRQAPHIKTKSGIMVGLGETPAQVAAVLADLRSIGCDFLTVGQYLAPSAQHIAIKEYVAPEQFVHYRELAESFGFLHAASGPLVRSSYRAADGFFQKERLSS